The proteins below come from a single Holdemania massiliensis genomic window:
- a CDS encoding flavodoxin family protein has translation MKKILVVVGGGRPNGNTNQLVNAFIRGALDAGHEVEKVSLNKFEVKGCIGCNACRYGKPCVQKDAFNDFVHKIISADCIVFASPLLFWTISSKLKAFIERFYCIAEEDSNPSYGRYEKYPVKDAALLMTSADNFFWTYEQAVSYYKFTIINYIGFNDKGMVLAGGCGDTNGRPQIDKTEHLTEAYEFGKSIY, from the coding sequence ATGAAAAAAATATTAGTCGTTGTTGGTGGTGGACGTCCAAATGGAAATACCAATCAATTAGTGAATGCATTTATTAGAGGGGCTCTTGATGCTGGTCATGAAGTAGAGAAAGTATCGTTGAATAAATTTGAAGTGAAAGGGTGTATTGGATGTAATGCTTGCCGTTACGGCAAACCCTGTGTTCAAAAAGATGCGTTTAATGATTTCGTTCATAAAATTATATCGGCGGATTGCATTGTATTTGCATCTCCGCTTCTCTTTTGGACAATATCCTCAAAACTAAAAGCATTTATTGAACGGTTTTATTGTATTGCAGAAGAAGATAGTAATCCATCATATGGACGATATGAAAAATACCCAGTAAAAGATGCAGCATTACTAATGACATCGGCAGATAACTTCTTCTGGACATATGAACAGGCGGTATCTTATTATAAGTTTACAATTATAAATTATATTGGTTTCAATGATAAAGGAATGGTGTTAGCTGGTGGCTGCGGTGACACAAATGGAAGACCACAGATAGATAAAACAGAGCATTTAACAGAAGCTTATGAGTTTGGAAAATCCATTTATTAA
- a CDS encoding GNAT family N-acetyltransferase, with protein sequence MIEIRYLQNSDKQFWYRLDKHLAEAEFVNKVRSQRGYVILIDDQPIGLLRYNLFWDNTPFCTMLIIDEIHRGKGYGKQLIEYWEYDMKTKGYGMLLVSTQVNETSQNFYRKLGYKDCGSLVIDIPVYAQPMEMFLIKAI encoded by the coding sequence ATGATAGAAATTAGATATTTGCAAAATTCTGATAAGCAGTTTTGGTATCGTCTTGATAAACATTTAGCTGAAGCTGAATTTGTAAACAAGGTTCGTTCCCAAAGAGGCTATGTTATTTTAATCGATGATCAACCGATAGGACTGCTGAGATATAATCTATTTTGGGATAATACTCCGTTTTGTACAATGCTTATAATAGATGAAATTCATCGTGGAAAAGGTTATGGCAAACAATTAATAGAATATTGGGAATATGATATGAAAACAAAGGGATATGGAATGTTATTAGTATCAACACAAGTGAATGAAACATCACAGAACTTTTATCGTAAATTGGGTTATAAGGATTGTGGCAGCTTGGTGATTGATATTCCTGTTTATGCTCAGCCCATGGAAATGTTCTTAATCAAAGCAATTTAA
- a CDS encoding alpha/beta hydrolase family protein: MIKNEKRGKKNGMFVLLCILVFVISFVGSALFKMNYKPAAMKRYSVDWNKSVGEGYIDLSYGDQDANKFDLYVPADQSKSNYNLVVYLHAGGFTSGDKTDDKEMLQWLCSKGYVAVGINYTLRDDGHPDASVYSQSMEIKEAMPKVIEAAKEKGYNIDSMAIAGGSAGGALAMIYAYRDANTSPVPVTMLFEAVGPSSFYPEDWKCYGFDKEENKENAASLFGVMLGKTIPSSIFGTDEYDEQMKDISSLLWVDENTVPSVLAYGQYDKVQPFDSSVRLDQKLTACGVPHQYIVFEHSGHGLQNDTKMYIEYMNKVEEYLDLYLPVK, from the coding sequence GTGATAAAGAATGAAAAGAGAGGAAAGAAAAACGGAATGTTTGTTTTGCTTTGTATCTTGGTCTTTGTGATCAGTTTTGTAGGATCAGCTTTATTTAAAATGAACTATAAGCCGGCTGCTATGAAGAGGTATTCGGTTGACTGGAATAAAAGTGTTGGGGAAGGATATATTGATCTCTCTTATGGCGATCAGGATGCAAATAAGTTTGATTTGTATGTACCAGCAGATCAATCTAAGAGTAATTATAATCTTGTGGTATACCTTCACGCAGGTGGTTTTACTTCCGGTGATAAAACCGATGATAAAGAGATGCTGCAATGGCTCTGCTCCAAGGGATATGTCGCTGTTGGAATTAATTACACGCTAAGAGATGATGGGCATCCAGACGCAAGTGTATATTCGCAGTCGATGGAAATCAAGGAAGCAATGCCTAAGGTTATTGAGGCCGCAAAAGAAAAAGGATACAACATCGATTCTATGGCCATTGCTGGAGGTTCTGCTGGCGGAGCTCTTGCAATGATCTATGCATATCGTGATGCGAACACTTCCCCTGTACCCGTAACCATGCTATTTGAAGCGGTTGGACCATCAAGCTTTTATCCAGAAGACTGGAAATGTTATGGATTTGACAAGGAAGAAAATAAGGAGAATGCAGCTTCTCTCTTTGGTGTTATGCTGGGAAAAACGATTCCATCAAGTATATTTGGAACTGATGAGTATGATGAGCAGATGAAAGACATTTCTTCATTATTGTGGGTAGATGAAAATACAGTTCCTTCGGTGCTTGCTTATGGACAATATGATAAGGTACAGCCCTTTGACAGTTCTGTGAGACTTGATCAGAAATTAACGGCTTGTGGTGTACCGCACCAATATATTGTCTTTGAACACTCTGGACATGGATTACAAAATGATACAAAAATGTATATAGAGTATATGAACAAAGTGGAAGAATATTTGGATTTATATTTGCCTGTAAAGTGA
- a CDS encoding DUF6440 family protein: protein MFEKKEKRFSLKEEDNYTFGAIRVIVDTITGVNYIMTVGVGGSSITPLLDSDGNVVVDK, encoded by the coding sequence ATGTTTGAGAAAAAGGAGAAAAGATTTAGTCTAAAGGAAGAAGATAACTATACTTTCGGAGCGATTAGGGTTATAGTTGATACAATAACTGGTGTTAATTATATTATGACAGTAGGTGTTGGAGGTTCGTCAATTACGCCTTTGCTTGATAGCGATGGTAATGTAGTTGTTGATAAATAA
- a CDS encoding spore coat protein CotJB codes for MNKKELLRELQELDFAIQEAVLFLDTHPHNEVALSYYRYVTGLRRKAADEYNRVCGPLTSRDSRGRRWDWVNSPWPWEREG; via the coding sequence ATGAATAAGAAGGAATTGCTGCGCGAGCTGCAGGAACTGGATTTTGCGATTCAGGAAGCGGTTTTATTTTTGGACACCCATCCTCACAATGAAGTCGCATTGAGCTATTATCGCTATGTCACCGGTCTGCGCCGCAAGGCTGCGGACGAATACAACCGTGTCTGCGGTCCGCTGACCAGCCGGGACAGCCGCGGACGCCGCTGGGATTGGGTCAATAGTCCATGGCCGTGGGAAAGAGAGGGATAA
- a CDS encoding extracellular solute-binding protein: MKRQTKFGMIVMAAMLMMQGCGAKKENYDRLLDPNKPVTLEIWTYYNGTQKAAFDGLVTEFNETIGAEKGIVVEAYSQGNVNDLIKKVEESAEKKVGAGEIPDIFAAYADTAFKVDKLGLVASIDQYMSEEDLASYRDEYLSEGRIGEDDSLKIFPIAKSTELMMLNKTDWDRFADETGATLDELNTLEGVTKVAREYYEWTDSLTPQPNDGKAFFGRDAMANYMIIGSRQLGKEIFAVEGDQVTLNLDREIFKKLWDNYYIPYIRGYFTAQGRFRSDDAKTGDLIALVGSSSGAAYFPKEVAVSDVESYPIESVLAAAPMFADGDKIAVQQGAGMVVSRSDAAHEYASVVFLKWFTEEERNIEFSLASGYLPVKKAANDFEAIKKVMDSHEELASAEMIDVVEVAEKQLNEVELYTTKAFEGGNDARSLLDTSMQDLAKADREQVKAKLAQGMSLDEAAAEFETEAYFDAWFTSLTQQMQEIVKK; the protein is encoded by the coding sequence ATGAAAAGACAAACTAAATTTGGGATGATCGTGATGGCGGCAATGCTCATGATGCAGGGCTGCGGAGCGAAAAAGGAAAACTATGACCGTTTGCTGGATCCAAACAAGCCAGTTACGCTGGAAATCTGGACTTATTATAACGGGACGCAGAAAGCAGCTTTCGACGGATTGGTGACTGAATTTAACGAAACGATTGGGGCTGAAAAGGGGATTGTGGTCGAAGCGTACAGTCAGGGCAATGTCAACGATTTGATCAAGAAGGTTGAAGAATCGGCGGAAAAGAAGGTCGGAGCCGGGGAAATTCCGGATATCTTTGCGGCTTATGCCGATACCGCGTTTAAGGTTGACAAGCTGGGGCTGGTCGCTTCAATTGATCAGTATATGAGCGAAGAAGACCTGGCATCCTATCGGGATGAGTATTTGAGCGAAGGTCGGATCGGTGAGGACGACAGTCTGAAAATATTCCCGATTGCCAAATCCACGGAATTGATGATGCTGAACAAGACGGATTGGGATCGGTTTGCGGACGAGACCGGTGCCACCTTGGATGAGTTAAATACATTGGAGGGCGTGACGAAGGTAGCCCGGGAATACTATGAGTGGACGGACAGTCTGACACCGCAGCCCAATGACGGCAAGGCTTTCTTTGGCCGGGATGCGATGGCGAATTATATGATTATCGGCAGCCGTCAGCTGGGGAAGGAAATTTTTGCAGTTGAAGGGGATCAGGTGACACTGAATCTGGATCGTGAGATCTTTAAGAAATTGTGGGATAATTATTATATTCCTTATATTCGCGGCTATTTTACAGCCCAGGGACGCTTCCGTTCGGATGATGCGAAAACCGGCGATCTGATCGCCTTAGTCGGATCGAGCAGCGGAGCAGCTTATTTCCCGAAGGAAGTGGCGGTCAGTGATGTTGAAAGCTATCCGATCGAATCTGTTCTGGCAGCCGCGCCGATGTTTGCGGACGGGGATAAAATCGCGGTTCAGCAGGGCGCCGGCATGGTTGTGTCCCGCTCGGATGCCGCGCATGAATATGCTTCGGTTGTATTCTTAAAATGGTTTACGGAAGAAGAACGAAACATTGAATTTTCACTGGCTTCAGGTTATTTGCCGGTAAAAAAAGCTGCAAATGATTTTGAAGCGATAAAAAAAGTCATGGACAGTCATGAAGAACTGGCTTCCGCTGAGATGATCGATGTGGTTGAAGTCGCGGAAAAGCAGCTGAATGAAGTTGAACTGTATACGACAAAAGCCTTTGAAGGCGGCAATGATGCCCGCTCTTTATTGGACACGTCGATGCAGGATCTGGCGAAAGCGGATCGCGAACAGGTCAAGGCGAAGCTGGCACAGGGGATGAGCCTGGATGAGGCGGCCGCTGAATTTGAGACCGAAGCTTATTTTGACGCTTGGTTTACGTCGCTGACGCAGCAAATGCAGGAAATTGTAAAGAAATAA
- a CDS encoding spore coat associated protein CotJA: protein MGNVERALRIPRSWMESDADFAAECDRPHRPTPPCRPQCPNGSHDFRTRFDEVNFLEDEIEEAVSSSAGCGCHPKPPVCPPSCGCDCDCDCDCDEEPDDCGCGHHDCGCPDEDCGCGHHHDDDCGCDEDTGDQEDCGCGHDCGCQEDPDPDCGHQNDCRNGSLAMPYVIRQRWTGKREIYNRPRALLRGTLFVELDKPFTGKGGSRDE from the coding sequence ATGGGAAACGTAGAAAGAGCGCTCCGGATTCCGCGCAGCTGGATGGAATCCGACGCGGATTTCGCAGCGGAATGTGATCGTCCGCATCGTCCAACTCCGCCGTGCAGACCTCAATGTCCAAACGGAAGTCATGATTTCCGCACTCGCTTTGACGAAGTGAATTTTTTGGAGGATGAAATCGAGGAGGCTGTCAGTTCTTCAGCCGGCTGCGGCTGCCATCCGAAGCCTCCAGTTTGTCCGCCGAGCTGCGGCTGTGACTGTGACTGCGATTGTGACTGCGATGAAGAACCGGATGACTGTGGCTGCGGTCATCATGACTGTGGCTGCCCGGATGAGGACTGCGGCTGCGGCCACCATCACGATGACGACTGCGGCTGTGACGAGGATACCGGGGATCAGGAAGACTGCGGCTGCGGTCATGACTGCGGTTGTCAAGAGGATCCAGATCCGGACTGCGGACATCAGAATGACTGCCGGAACGGGAGTCTGGCTATGCCGTATGTCATTCGTCAGCGCTGGACCGGAAAGCGGGAAATCTACAATCGTCCGCGCGCTTTATTAAGAGGCACGCTGTTTGTCGAACTGGACAAGCCGTTTACGGGGAAGGGAGGCAGCCGGGATGAATAA
- a CDS encoding iron chaperone, which produces MWICPQCGRAFKRKNQGHYCGKAPETVLEYINSQPLETHSHLMEMMITLKNSVPCIHERILWSMPYYEKDGKSISFSACKKHISFYAGIEVIEEFADELNEFVIKKNAIYFPYDKALPTQLISDIAKWCLS; this is translated from the coding sequence ATGTGGATCTGTCCCCAATGCGGAAGAGCGTTTAAAAGAAAAAATCAGGGACATTATTGCGGAAAAGCCCCTGAAACAGTATTAGAATATATCAATTCGCAGCCCCTGGAAACCCATTCTCATTTAATGGAAATGATGATTACGCTGAAGAATAGTGTTCCCTGCATCCATGAGCGGATTTTATGGAGTATGCCGTATTATGAAAAAGATGGAAAATCCATTTCTTTTTCTGCTTGTAAAAAACATATTAGTTTTTATGCAGGTATTGAAGTGATAGAAGAATTTGCAGATGAGTTAAATGAATTTGTTATTAAGAAAAATGCAATCTATTTTCCTTATGATAAAGCATTGCCAACCCAATTGATTTCAGATATTGCAAAATGGTGTCTAAGCTGA
- a CDS encoding type II toxin-antitoxin system RelB/DinJ family antitoxin, producing MAAKSANLYARIEPEVKEQAEGILSALGIPASNAINMFYKQIILHRGLPFEVKIPSARSLDMSILSEEQINEELEKGYADMKAGRTKPASKVFSDIRKDYNL from the coding sequence ATGGCAGCAAAATCAGCAAATCTCTATGCCAGAATTGAACCAGAGGTAAAGGAGCAGGCAGAGGGAATTCTCTCCGCACTTGGCATTCCTGCATCCAATGCAATCAATATGTTCTATAAGCAGATTATCCTTCACAGAGGATTGCCTTTTGAGGTCAAGATACCTTCTGCAAGATCATTAGATATGAGCATTTTATCAGAGGAACAGATAAATGAAGAATTAGAGAAAGGTTATGCAGACATGAAGGCTGGCCGTACAAAGCCAGCAAGTAAGGTATTTTCAGATATTCGCAAGGATTATAATTTATGA
- a CDS encoding GNAT family N-acetyltransferase, with amino-acid sequence MKLEKVENKQIEKIVSMSKRAFETDVEVGGSFDGYPPEYDSVIWHEQMLKEDHLYQAVEGNKVVGGTILFLNENNNNLYIGRIFIDSVYHRKGYGISLMECIENFYPDVKEINLDTPLWNIRTNSFYKKLGYIEVKREDGFVFYQKKLK; translated from the coding sequence ATGAAATTAGAAAAAGTAGAAAACAAACAGATTGAAAAAATTGTGAGTATGTCAAAAAGAGCATTTGAAACTGATGTTGAAGTTGGCGGCTCTTTCGATGGCTATCCGCCCGAATACGATTCAGTAATCTGGCATGAACAAATGTTAAAGGAAGATCATTTATATCAGGCTGTGGAGGGGAATAAGGTTGTCGGGGGCACAATTCTCTTTTTGAACGAAAATAATAATAATTTATATATCGGAAGAATTTTCATAGATAGTGTATATCACAGAAAGGGTTATGGTATCTCTCTGATGGAATGTATAGAAAACTTCTATCCTGATGTAAAGGAGATAAATCTTGATACTCCTCTTTGGAACATAAGAACAAACTCCTTTTATAAGAAGTTAGGCTATATTGAAGTAAAACGAGAGGATGGCTTTGTATTCTATCAGAAAAAGCTGAAATGA
- the mgtE gene encoding magnesium transporter: MTVKTITELLYAKKYAQIKKELNEMNSVDLAELLEQFPQESMVILFRLIAKETAAEVFTNMNTEMQQALISTFTEKELKDIFEDMFMDDTVDILEEMPANVVERILDVTDKETRSRINELLQYPQDSAGSIMTTEYVDLKKTMTVREAIAKIKRVGIDQETIYTCYVIENKKLLGIVTAKSLLLNDENVRIGDLMETHVISVRTHYDQEEVSKLFQKYRLISIPVVDTENCMVGIVTFDDAMEVYQEEMAEDIALMAAVQPSDDSYFGTSVFNHAKHRILWLLFLMLSATITGTIISRYEETISAIPLLVSFIPMLMDTGGNCGTQSSTLVIRGIATDEIRFGDLFKVAFKESRIALIVGAALALVNGLRIILMYQDPRLAVLLGVSLMCTVYLAELIGCMLPLLAKKVHLDPAIMAAPLITTIVDTCSIMIYFAIATHLFAL; encoded by the coding sequence ATGACAGTCAAAACCATCACCGAGCTTTTATATGCAAAAAAATACGCTCAGATCAAAAAAGAACTCAATGAGATGAACAGCGTGGACCTGGCGGAATTGCTTGAACAATTTCCCCAGGAAAGCATGGTCATCCTTTTCCGTCTGATCGCCAAGGAAACGGCGGCGGAGGTGTTCACCAACATGAACACGGAGATGCAGCAGGCGCTGATCAGCACGTTTACGGAAAAAGAACTGAAAGATATCTTTGAGGATATGTTTATGGATGATACCGTCGATATCCTGGAAGAAATGCCGGCGAATGTTGTGGAACGGATTTTGGATGTTACCGATAAGGAAACCCGTTCGCGTATCAATGAGCTGCTTCAGTATCCGCAGGACAGCGCCGGCAGCATCATGACGACCGAGTATGTTGATTTGAAAAAGACGATGACCGTGCGGGAAGCGATTGCGAAAATCAAGCGCGTTGGCATTGATCAGGAAACGATTTACACATGTTATGTCATTGAAAATAAAAAACTGCTGGGGATCGTCACAGCGAAAAGCCTGCTTTTAAACGATGAGAATGTCCGGATCGGCGATCTGATGGAAACCCATGTGATTTCCGTGCGGACGCATTATGATCAGGAAGAAGTATCCAAACTGTTCCAAAAGTACCGGCTGATTTCCATTCCGGTCGTCGATACTGAGAACTGCATGGTCGGCATCGTTACCTTTGACGATGCGATGGAGGTCTATCAGGAAGAAATGGCCGAGGATATCGCCTTGATGGCGGCGGTTCAGCCCAGCGATGACTCCTACTTCGGCACTTCCGTTTTCAATCATGCCAAACATCGGATTTTGTGGCTGTTGTTTTTAATGCTTTCAGCTACGATTACCGGGACGATCATTTCCCGTTATGAAGAAACGATTTCGGCGATCCCGCTTTTGGTTTCATTTATCCCGATGCTGATGGATACTGGGGGAAACTGCGGTACACAAAGCTCAACCCTGGTCATTCGCGGGATTGCGACTGATGAAATTCGCTTCGGCGATCTGTTTAAAGTCGCGTTTAAGGAAAGCCGGATTGCCCTGATTGTCGGCGCAGCGCTGGCTCTGGTCAACGGTCTGCGGATCATCTTGATGTATCAGGATCCGCGGCTGGCGGTCTTGCTGGGAGTTTCCTTAATGTGTACGGTTTATCTGGCGGAGCTGATCGGCTGCATGCTTCCGCTGCTGGCTAAGAAAGTCCATTTGGATCCAGCCATCATGGCGGCGCCGCTGATCACAACCATTGTGGATACTTGTTCCATCATGATCTATTTTGCGATCGCTACGCATCTGTTTGCTTTGTAA
- a CDS encoding YobA family protein: protein MKRCLVFTLALACVIGIVGCSSRTMNYIIENEPSITGIVEKVQDNFIVIYINTEGYPNGSSCKVSLNVENKDSYTDVSVGDEITVYYNGEIAESAPLQINTVYGITLKTPANQDVK, encoded by the coding sequence ATGAAAAGGTGTTTAGTGTTCACTTTAGCATTGGCCTGCGTAATAGGTATTGTAGGTTGTAGCAGTCGAACTATGAATTATATCATAGAAAATGAGCCAAGTATTACTGGAATTGTAGAAAAAGTACAAGATAACTTTATTGTCATCTATATCAATACAGAGGGTTATCCTAATGGGTCGAGCTGTAAAGTTTCATTAAATGTGGAAAACAAAGACAGTTATACAGATGTTTCTGTTGGAGATGAAATTACTGTGTATTACAATGGTGAAATAGCAGAAAGTGCTCCACTTCAAATAAATACTGTGTATGGTATTACACTGAAAACTCCAGCAAATCAAGATGTTAAATAA
- a CDS encoding manganese catalase family protein — protein MWIYEKKLQYPVNIQKPDPAMAKLIISQLGGSDGEKGASDRYLNQRYAMPYPEVRALLTDIGTEEMAHEEMIATMVYQLLKGCSAQQIKAANAADYYVDHTAGVYPQGANGVPYTTAYIQSKGDPITDLSEDLAAEQKARTTYENLMRLAKDPEVYGPLLFLREREIVHFQRFGEALDFVRKDLDCRNYYRYNPAFDR, from the coding sequence ATGTGGATCTATGAGAAAAAACTGCAGTATCCTGTGAATATCCAGAAGCCGGACCCGGCAATGGCAAAGCTGATCATTTCGCAGCTGGGCGGCTCGGATGGAGAAAAGGGAGCTTCTGACCGTTATCTGAACCAGCGTTACGCGATGCCGTATCCTGAAGTTCGGGCACTGTTGACGGACATCGGCACCGAAGAGATGGCGCATGAAGAGATGATCGCTACGATGGTTTATCAGCTGTTAAAAGGCTGTTCCGCTCAGCAGATCAAAGCTGCCAATGCCGCCGATTACTATGTCGATCATACAGCCGGCGTGTATCCGCAGGGAGCTAACGGCGTTCCTTATACTACCGCCTATATTCAGTCGAAGGGGGATCCGATTACGGATCTGTCAGAAGATCTGGCAGCCGAACAGAAAGCCCGCACGACGTATGAAAATCTGATGCGGCTGGCAAAAGATCCGGAAGTTTACGGACCGCTGCTGTTTTTGCGGGAACGTGAGATTGTTCATTTCCAGCGTTTTGGCGAAGCCCTTGACTTTGTCCGCAAGGATTTGGACTGCCGCAACTACTATCGCTACAATCCGGCTTTTGATCGCTGA
- a CDS encoding AAA family ATPase, translating into MGTGIIVCGLNGAGKSTLGKVLAEKLNFHFIDNERLYFPAADLHGIYAYPRTREEAAKLLFNEIKMYENFVLASVKGDYGEWFYPYFQYVILLDVPKAVRIQRVKNRSFQKFGNRMLPGGDLHDQENNFFHLVQLRAENEVEEWLQSLNCPIIRVDGTKSVGENTKLIIEQIRL; encoded by the coding sequence GTGGGAACAGGAATAATTGTATGCGGCCTAAATGGGGCTGGAAAGAGTACGTTGGGAAAAGTCTTAGCAGAGAAATTAAATTTTCATTTTATTGATAACGAAAGACTGTATTTTCCTGCGGCGGATCTTCATGGTATTTATGCATATCCGCGCACCCGCGAAGAAGCTGCAAAGCTCCTTTTCAATGAAATTAAAATGTATGAAAATTTTGTTCTTGCTTCCGTAAAAGGGGATTACGGAGAATGGTTCTATCCCTATTTTCAGTATGTCATTTTGCTTGATGTTCCGAAAGCTGTTCGGATACAACGCGTTAAAAATCGTTCTTTTCAGAAATTTGGTAATAGAATGCTGCCGGGCGGAGATTTACATGATCAGGAAAATAACTTCTTTCATCTTGTTCAACTTAGAGCTGAAAATGAAGTTGAAGAATGGCTGCAATCTTTAAACTGTCCTATTATACGAGTGGATGGAACAAAGTCCGTAGGCGAAAACACAAAACTTATTATTGAGCAAATAAGACTCTAA
- a CDS encoding YdeI/OmpD-associated family protein: MSETMKFANREEFREWLCKHCLSEDGIWLLFGKSGGPKTIKAAEALEEALCFGWIDGQMEKIDDKTYKKYFSLRRKNSKWSEKNKALVKKLEEEGLMTDLGRKKIDEAKKNGQWEASNPLAIITEEEIACLSALLEKHELAHTNFQAMSLSVKKTYTRAYLDAKTDAGREKRIAWMVDRLNKNLKPM; this comes from the coding sequence ATGAGCGAAACAATGAAATTTGCCAACAGAGAAGAATTTCGTGAATGGCTCTGTAAACATTGTTTATCAGAGGACGGTATTTGGCTTTTGTTCGGCAAGTCGGGTGGACCCAAAACTATTAAAGCAGCAGAAGCGTTGGAAGAGGCTCTCTGTTTTGGTTGGATTGACGGACAGATGGAGAAGATTGATGATAAGACATATAAGAAATATTTTTCTCTGCGCAGAAAGAACAGCAAATGGTCAGAGAAGAATAAGGCATTGGTGAAAAAACTTGAAGAAGAAGGGCTGATGACGGATTTGGGCAGGAAGAAAATAGATGAGGCTAAAAAGAACGGCCAGTGGGAAGCTTCTAACCCTCTGGCCATCATTACAGAAGAGGAAATAGCCTGTCTGTCCGCACTGTTGGAGAAGCATGAACTCGCTCACACAAATTTTCAAGCCATGTCTCTATCCGTCAAGAAAACTTATACACGGGCATATCTTGATGCAAAAACAGATGCTGGACGGGAAAAGCGCATTGCTTGGATGGTAGATCGGCTTAATAAAAATCTAAAACCCATGTGA
- a CDS encoding TetR/AcrR family transcriptional regulator: protein MNNEEKNTYAKNQITVITLNLLKEHPLEELTIGQIASEAQVSRNTFYRNYTTKEDIVYQYAIMLMKEFETGYNGTHKDSGTEFYQCLFQHLSDHKDFYQLLKERNLFHLVLKSIIALFGDLKKCDNISAYSVAYVAYGTYGWIEQWIERGMQESPEMIAAILEANRK, encoded by the coding sequence ATGAATAATGAAGAGAAGAACACATATGCCAAAAATCAAATAACCGTTATCACTCTTAATTTACTAAAAGAACATCCCTTAGAGGAACTAACCATTGGTCAGATTGCAAGTGAAGCTCAGGTAAGCCGTAATACATTTTACAGAAACTATACTACAAAAGAAGATATCGTATATCAATATGCAATAATGCTCATGAAAGAATTTGAGACAGGATATAATGGCACTCATAAAGATTCGGGTACAGAATTTTATCAATGCCTGTTTCAGCATTTAAGTGATCACAAGGATTTCTATCAGCTTCTCAAAGAAAGAAATCTCTTTCATTTAGTTTTGAAATCAATCATTGCACTCTTCGGAGATTTGAAGAAATGCGACAATATTTCTGCCTATTCAGTTGCCTATGTTGCATATGGTACTTATGGCTGGATTGAACAGTGGATAGAGCGGGGAATGCAGGAATCACCCGAGATGATTGCTGCAATACTTGAGGCTAACAGAAAATAG